The nucleotide window GACGGCCGCAAGCAGCTCATTCTGGAGAAGCCCGCCGGTTACCAGAACCTGAACTACGTCGAGGGCGACTACAGCGCCGAGGCCAAGCTCAAGGCGATGGACGAGGCGGGCGTCGACTACGGCGTGATGCGGGTACCGGTCTGGCAGGAGTGGCTGGGCCTGGAGACCTGCCGGGCGGTCAACGACAACGCCGCGCAGATCGTGGAGCGTTCGGAGGGGCGGCTGTTCTCCACCGCCTGCGTGCCGCCGTGGGGCGGCAAGGAGAACATCTACGAGCTCGAGCGCTGCGTGAAGGAGCTCGGGGCGGTCGGTGTGCAGCTGGCCTGCCACTACGGGCAGCTCTACCTCGACGACCCGGTGTTCGAGCCCTACCTGAAGGTGATCGAGAAGCTCGACGTGCCGGTCATCGTGCACCACACGCCGCTGCCGGTGGAGTGGCGGTCGGTGATCGACTACACCAACCTGCGGCGCGAGTTCGGCCGGATCACCGACCAGGCCACCGCCGTGGGCCGCGAGCTGTTCAGCGGCATGTTCGACCGGATGCCCGGCCTGCGGTTCGTCCACACCATGCTGGGCGGCAACTGGTTCGCCAACGCCGCCCTGCTCACCCCGCACGCCTCCACCAAGAAGGAGGCCATCACCCGGCTGGACCCGACCGGCGGCGAGAAGATCCGCGGCTACCTGGAGAACAACGTCTTCTTCGACCTGACCCACCCGCACTCCTGGGGCAAGGACCAGGTGGAGTGCGCGATCAAGGTCAGCGGTGCCGACCACTACATGTTCGGCTCGTCGTTCCCGGTGTTCTACGGCTGGATGAGCCAGGGTGTCGACTTCGTCCGGAACACCCTCGAGATCACCGACGAGGAGCGCGAACTCGTGCTGTCGGGCAACGCCAAGCGGCTGTTCAACCTGCCGATCTGATGACCGGCCGCAACGACCAGGACATCGACGGATTCTTCTCCACGGCCCGGGTGGCCGGCCGGGACCAGGCCGTCGAGCTGCCCGACACCGACTACACCGCCTTTCTCCTCGATCACGACGACCCGAAACTCGCTGATGTGCGCGGGATGTCGTACGAGGAGTTCACCGCCGACCGCTATCGCGCACCGTTCCTGCGGGACCTGCTCGCCGTCTGGCGCGGGCTGTACGACGAGCCGTTCCGGGGCATCACCTCCGACGGCTTGGTGCGGGAGAACCTCTACGCACCAGCGGATCTGGAACCCGACCCGGAACCGTACCGGGCCGCGGAACGCCTGCTGGCCACGCTCACCCCGGCGGAACGCCAGGCCGTGAGCCACTCGCTGGACGACCCGCTCTGGAGAGCCTGGAGCAACCCGGAGTTCGTGGTGCACCGGGTGGGCCTGCGCCTGGAGAACCTGACCCCCGCGAAGTCCTCCGCGATCCTCGGGGTGCTCCGGGCGTCCCTGAGCCCTGAGGGATACGATCGCGTCACCGCGGCCATGGAGCTCAACGGGGTTCTCGGCCGGCTGGTCGATCTGCCGGCCGTGATGAACGAGCGCAGCTACTGGTTCTCGCTCTTCGGGTCGCCGGACCCGGCGAACCCCTGGGGCTGGCAGCTGTTCGGGCACCACGTGGCGGTCAGCTTCGTCGCGGTGGGCGGTCGCCAGGTGATCGCGCCGGTGTTCCTCGGCGCCGAGCCGGACGGCGCGCCCGGCAGCCCGCCGCTGTTCGCGCACCGGGAGCGCCTCGCCCTGCGTCTGGCGGGCTCGCTCGACACCGCCCAGCGGGCCCAGGCGGTGGTCTACGAGTCCGTGCTCGACCCGAAAATGCCGGAGGGACGCCTGCATCCGGCGGACGAGCGGCACGTCGCCGGAGCCTTCCGCGACAACCGGGTGGTGCCCTACGAGGGCCTGGAGGTCTCGCGTCTGGACCCGGGCCGGCAGGCGCTGCTGCGGGAGATCGTCGAGGACTTCCTGCTGCTGCTCAAGCCGCCGCAGCGGGCCGTGACGCTCGCCGAGTACGACGCGCACCTGGGGGAGACCTGGCTGGCGTGGTACGGCGCCACGGACGGATCGCAACCCTTCTACCTGCGGGTGCACAGCCCGGTGATCCTGGCCGAGCTCGACCACCATGCCGGGGTGTGGCTCGGCAACCGGCTGCCGGCCCGGTTCCACGTGCACACCACGCTGCGTCACCCCAACGGCAACGACTACGGGCGGGCCCTGCTCGGCCGGGCGCGGTTCAGTGGCTGAGCCCCGCCTCGTACCGGGTGACGGCCTCGACGGTGCGCAGCTCGTGCCGGCGGGCCTCGGTCTCGATGGCGTCGGCCGGGGCGCCGGACTCGATCAGGCCGAGCAGCGCGTCGTGCTCGGCCAGCGAGGCCTCCGCCCGGCCCGGCGCGTACCAGAACGCGGACTTGCGGATCACCTCCAGCCGGGCCCACTCGGCCCGCACCATCGCGACCAGCCGCTCGTCACCGGCCCGGGAGGCCAGCAGCTCGTGGAACTCCCGGTTCAGGCGGCCGAACCGGGCCGGGTCGAAACCGGCCAGGGCCTGGGCCATCTGCTGGTTCAGCGTGCGCGCGTCGGCCAGGTCGGTGGCGGTCAGGTGCGGGGCCGACAGGGCGGTGGCGTAACCGCCGATCCGGGCCAGCAGACTCAGGCCCTGCTGCCAGGCGTTCGTGTCGAAGGTGCGCACCAGGGCCCCGACGTTCGGCACCATCTCCACCCAGCCCTCGGCCTCCAGGCGCCGCAGCGACTCGCGCCAGGGGCCGGCGCTGATCTCGTGCTCGCGCACGAGCTGATCGATGACCAGGCGGTGACCGGGCCCGTAGGTGCCGTCCATGATCCGCTCCTTGAGGACCTGGAACGCCTGCTCGGCCTTGGTGGACATGGCCCGAATCCTACTGAGAGGACGTCGTGACCCCCGAACTGCGGCAGAAGCTGCTGCGCACCCCCGTCGCCGCGTTGTCGGCACAGCTGCGCAGGCAGGGCCTGAACGACGTGGCGATCGACGGGCTGCGCCAGCTGGTGCCCGGCACCAAGATCGTCGGCACGGCCCGCACCCTGCGGTTCGTGCCGCACCGCGAGGACCTGTTCACCGCCCACGGCGGCGGGTACAACGCACAGAAGCGCCTGTTCGACACGGTCGGGCGGGGCGAGGTGATCGTCGTGGAGGCCCGCGGTGAGCCGGGGGCGGCGACCCTGGGCGACGTCCTGGCCCTGCGCGCCCAGGTGCGCGGGGCGTCCGGGATCGTCACCGACGGCGGCGTGCGCGACGCCGCGGCGGTGGCCGCGACCGGCCTGCCGGTGCACTGTCTGGGCACCCACCCGGCGGTGCTCGGGCGCCGGCACGTGCCCTGGGACACCGACCTCACGATCGCCTGCGGCGGCGCCACCGTCCAGCCCGGTGACGTGATCGTCGGCGACGCCGACGGGATCGTCGTCGTCCCGCCGGCCCTGGCGGCCGGGATCGTGGACGCGGCGCTCGCCCAGGAGGACGAGGACGCCTGGATCGCCGCACGGGTGGGCGAGGGACATCCGGTGCACGGCCTGTTCCCGATGGACGCCACCTGGCGGGCCCGGTTCGAGGCCCGGTCCGAGGCCCGTGACGGGGCCCGTGACGAGGACAGGCCGTGACCGTCTCCGCCGGGGATCTCAGCAAGTCGCAGACCGCCTACCTGTGGCTGCGTGAGCGGATCGCGACCGGCGCGTTCGGGCCCGGGTACCGGCTGGTGCTCAGCTCCCTGGCGGCCGAGCTCTCGATGAGCGTCGTCCCCGTGCGCGAGGCCGTACGGGCCCTGACCGCCGAGGGACTCGTCTCGTTCGAGCGAAACGTCGGCGCCCGCGTCGCCCTGCTCGACGACGCCCAGTACCGGTTCGCCCTCCAGACGATCAGCGTCGTCGAGGGCGCGGCCACCGCCCTGGCCGCGCCGCTGCTGACACCGGCCGACCTGGCCCGCGCCCGG belongs to Kineosporia corallincola and includes:
- a CDS encoding DUF3500 domain-containing protein, which produces MTGRNDQDIDGFFSTARVAGRDQAVELPDTDYTAFLLDHDDPKLADVRGMSYEEFTADRYRAPFLRDLLAVWRGLYDEPFRGITSDGLVRENLYAPADLEPDPEPYRAAERLLATLTPAERQAVSHSLDDPLWRAWSNPEFVVHRVGLRLENLTPAKSSAILGVLRASLSPEGYDRVTAAMELNGVLGRLVDLPAVMNERSYWFSLFGSPDPANPWGWQLFGHHVAVSFVAVGGRQVIAPVFLGAEPDGAPGSPPLFAHRERLALRLAGSLDTAQRAQAVVYESVLDPKMPEGRLHPADERHVAGAFRDNRVVPYEGLEVSRLDPGRQALLREIVEDFLLLLKPPQRAVTLAEYDAHLGETWLAWYGATDGSQPFYLRVHSPVILAELDHHAGVWLGNRLPARFHVHTTLRHPNGNDYGRALLGRARFSG
- a CDS encoding GntR family transcriptional regulator; this translates as MSTKAEQAFQVLKERIMDGTYGPGHRLVIDQLVREHEISAGPWRESLRRLEAEGWVEMVPNVGALVRTFDTNAWQQGLSLLARIGGYATALSAPHLTATDLADARTLNQQMAQALAGFDPARFGRLNREFHELLASRAGDERLVAMVRAEWARLEVIRKSAFWYAPGRAEASLAEHDALLGLIESGAPADAIETEARRHELRTVEAVTRYEAGLSH
- a CDS encoding amidohydrolase family protein; the encoded protein is MTVVDINIHHLPEDLFSNPAILNGFLDSAPRGFGEIARIAELDDGRKQLILEKPAGYQNLNYVEGDYSAEAKLKAMDEAGVDYGVMRVPVWQEWLGLETCRAVNDNAAQIVERSEGRLFSTACVPPWGGKENIYELERCVKELGAVGVQLACHYGQLYLDDPVFEPYLKVIEKLDVPVIVHHTPLPVEWRSVIDYTNLRREFGRITDQATAVGRELFSGMFDRMPGLRFVHTMLGGNWFANAALLTPHASTKKEAITRLDPTGGEKIRGYLENNVFFDLTHPHSWGKDQVECAIKVSGADHYMFGSSFPVFYGWMSQGVDFVRNTLEITDEERELVLSGNAKRLFNLPI